One window of Zalophus californianus isolate mZalCal1 chromosome 3, mZalCal1.pri.v2, whole genome shotgun sequence genomic DNA carries:
- the LOC118356824 gene encoding cofilin-1, protein MASGVAVSDGVIKVFNDMKVRKSSTPEEVKKRKKAVLFCLSEDKKNIILEEGKEILVGDVGQTVDDPYATFVKMLPDKDCRYALYDATYETKESKKEDLVFIFWAPESAPLKSKMIYASSKDAIKKKLTGIKHELQANCYEEVKDRCTLAEKLGGSAVISLEGKPL, encoded by the coding sequence ATGGCCTCCGGCGTGGCGGTCTCTGACGGTGTCATCAAAGTGTTCAATGACATGAAGGTGCGCAAGTCCTCGACACCAGAGGAGGTGAAGAAGCGCAAGAAGGCGGTACTCTTCTGCCTGAGCGAGGACAAGAAGAACATCATCCTGGAGGAGGGCAAGGAGATCCTGGTAGGTGATGTGGGCCAGACTGTAGACGACCCCTACGCCACCTTTGTCAAGATGCTGCCAGACAAGGACTGCCGCTATGCCCTCTATGATGCAACCTATGAGACCAAGGAGAGCAAGAAGGAGGATCTGGTGTTTATCTTCTGGGCACCTGAGTCTGCACCTCTTAAGAGCAAAATGATTTATGCCAGCTCCAAGGATGCCATCAAGAAAAAGCTGACGGGGATCAAGCATGAATTACAAGCAAACTGCTACGAGGAGGTCAAGGACCGCTGCACCCTGGCAGAGAAACTGGGGGGCAGTGCTGTCATCTCCCTGGAGGGCAAGCCTTTGTga